One stretch of Candidatus Woesearchaeota archaeon DNA includes these proteins:
- a CDS encoding S8 family serine peptidase → MNQKKKIISSYVALTFLVISAFMIGDILGYVVLDEKPIIDNLIIKKLENQERVRVIISENDLPRKSLIMSNNEKVKDTLSNKGINALIIEEKSNMYVVELTLQELEELKNQRNIKRIRYDEPINVFLSQSTHFISSKETNKLQILGTNITGRNQTVCVIDTGINYEHESLGGCTTQEYESGNCSKVLGGRNTIEGSNNVLDDQGHGTHVAGIIAANGSVIGVAPDTRLLAVKAFNSTGGGSLSTLMLGIIWCSDNKETYNISVISISAGANITFPNHCDSSYPGEAEIIHTAINKNMSVVVASGNNGNYTGVNFPACISRVIPVTSTQGNNSYASSANRGVNYDYLIAAPGASITSTHLTGTKTSSGTSMATPHVSGVISLMQQANILINQKQLNNSEVKNILVNEGNLLEDSETNHNYTFLQALSSVLIIDNRTPEVEINISSNLLINNTNNYSLIQWLTKSNKDYETNLFLIDENNITLINITEKTGQINLTTNNFTNLGKHILNLTSLNEHGFTNNLNEIYYKTEPLFELFINGEKNNFTGYPGFYNISINKSSGNEIIKINNEIKNKTEAENISLNVGTYNVSAEQQKTDYLINKTINLVINVINPIPIITSTDPNETILEIYENETILFTQESYNPIAGNLTIMWIENNTENISEFYVFNATGKENVFLQLIVINDEGNSTKEWNITINPAPLTIINVTPETNNITLEFNETKLFVFETRDVFNRTINTTWKLNNETKNNNETYLFNATIKETGNHTLFVESTNNKTKTNNTWNIQIMPEPFMILIKNLTDKEGYKNEELRINLKEYFDYYLQGEYPNYELSNEEIPYEVNNDELVILSQDELNQETKILSNKNNLSEESNYFNIKIITKPSSSSSGGGGETTTTSFSIPPAEKKTEEQQVDEEKEIKILSDNKNSITIKEITQEKIKEINFFQGRIYKLYEIKALDNLNELNQTETIIEFEVEKTWIKKENTSAEKIRLYRYNEEWEELITIIKEETETTIKYNSITQGFSYFIIGVKETETKKQIEDPKLTHEEREEIEKIKTDKTNKIFLIFVITTQLIIISAIIIKRIKQQQND, encoded by the coding sequence ATGAATCAGAAAAAAAAAATAATTAGTTCCTATGTGGCTTTGACATTTCTAGTAATTAGTGCTTTTATGATAGGAGACATATTAGGATATGTAGTTCTAGATGAAAAACCTATAATAGATAATTTAATAATAAAAAAGTTAGAAAATCAAGAAAGAGTAAGAGTAATAATATCTGAAAATGATTTACCTAGAAAAAGCTTGATAATGAGTAATAATGAAAAAGTAAAAGATACTCTGAGTAATAAAGGTATAAACGCGTTAATAATAGAAGAAAAAAGCAATATGTACGTAGTGGAATTAACCTTGCAAGAATTAGAAGAATTAAAAAATCAAAGAAACATAAAAAGAATAAGATATGATGAACCTATAAATGTTTTTTTAAGTCAAAGCACTCATTTTATAAGTAGTAAAGAAACAAATAAATTACAAATATTAGGAACTAACATAACAGGAAGAAATCAAACAGTTTGCGTAATAGACACCGGAATAAATTATGAGCATGAATCTTTAGGTGGTTGTACAACTCAAGAGTACGAGTCAGGTAATTGTTCAAAAGTGTTAGGTGGAAGAAACACAATAGAAGGATCTAATAATGTTTTAGATGATCAAGGGCATGGAACTCACGTTGCGGGAATAATAGCTGCGAACGGATCCGTAATAGGAGTTGCTCCAGATACTCGTCTTTTAGCAGTTAAAGCGTTTAATAGTACAGGTGGAGGTTCATTATCCACATTGATGTTAGGAATAATTTGGTGTTCAGATAACAAAGAAACATATAACATAAGCGTAATTAGTATAAGTGCAGGCGCAAATATAACATTTCCTAATCATTGTGATTCTTCTTATCCTGGAGAAGCAGAAATAATACATACAGCCATAAATAAGAATATGAGTGTTGTAGTTGCTTCAGGAAATAATGGTAATTACACAGGTGTTAATTTCCCTGCTTGCATAAGCAGAGTCATACCTGTAACCTCAACACAAGGCAATAATTCTTATGCTTCGAGTGCGAACAGAGGCGTAAATTATGATTATTTAATTGCGGCACCAGGAGCTAGCATAACATCAACTCATTTAACAGGAACAAAGACTAGTTCAGGAACTTCTATGGCCACCCCTCACGTATCAGGAGTAATATCTTTGATGCAACAAGCAAATATCTTAATAAATCAAAAACAGTTAAATAATAGTGAAGTAAAAAACATACTTGTAAATGAAGGAAACTTATTAGAAGATTCGGAAACAAATCATAATTATACCTTCTTGCAAGCTTTATCATCTGTTTTAATCATTGATAACAGAACACCTGAAGTAGAAATAAATATCAGTTCTAATTTATTAATAAACAACACAAATAATTATTCTTTAATTCAATGGTTAACAAAAAGCAATAAAGACTATGAAACCAACCTTTTTTTAATTGATGAAAACAATATTACCTTAATTAACATAACTGAAAAAACAGGACAAATAAATTTAACAACTAATAATTTTACGAATCTAGGAAAACACATCCTTAATTTAACTTCTTTGAATGAACACGGCTTCACTAATAATTTGAATGAAATTTATTATAAAACAGAACCTTTATTTGAATTATTTATTAATGGAGAAAAAAATAATTTTACCGGTTATCCTGGTTTTTATAACATCAGCATCAACAAATCATCAGGAAATGAAATAATAAAAATAAATAATGAAATAAAAAATAAAACAGAAGCAGAAAATATTTCTTTAAATGTAGGAACATACAATGTGAGTGCAGAACAACAAAAAACTGATTATTTAATTAATAAAACCATTAATTTAGTTATAAACGTGATAAACCCCATACCTATAATAACAAGCACAGATCCTAACGAAACCATCCTAGAAATTTATGAAAATGAAACAATTCTATTCACTCAAGAAAGTTATAATCCTATAGCTGGAAACCTGACAATTATGTGGATTGAAAACAACACAGAAAACATCTCTGAATTTTATGTTTTTAATGCGACTGGAAAAGAAAATGTTTTTTTACAATTAATAGTTATTAATGATGAAGGAAATTCAACAAAAGAATGGAACATAACTATAAACCCAGCACCCCTCACAATAATTAACGTTACGCCAGAAACAAACAATATAACTTTAGAATTTAATGAAACAAAATTATTTGTTTTTGAAACGCGAGACGTTTTTAATAGAACTATAAATACTACTTGGAAACTAAACAACGAAACCAAGAACAACAATGAAACTTATTTATTTAATGCAACAATAAAAGAAACAGGAAATCATACATTATTCGTTGAATCCACAAATAATAAAACAAAGACTAACAATACTTGGAATATACAAATCATGCCAGAACCTTTTATGATTTTAATAAAAAACTTGACGGATAAAGAAGGATATAAAAATGAAGAATTAAGAATAAATTTAAAAGAATATTTTGATTATTATTTACAAGGAGAATACCCAAATTATGAGTTAAGCAACGAAGAAATACCTTATGAAGTAAATAATGATGAACTAGTAATATTAAGTCAGGATGAATTAAACCAAGAAACAAAAATATTATCAAATAAAAATAATCTAAGTGAAGAAAGTAATTACTTCAACATAAAAATAATAACAAAACCTTCTTCTAGTTCATCAGGAGGTGGAGGAGAAACAACGACAACTTCATTTTCAATACCCCCTGCTGAAAAGAAAACAGAAGAACAACAAGTTGATGAAGAAAAAGAAATAAAAATATTATCCGATAATAAAAACAGCATAACCATAAAAGAAATAACTCAGGAAAAAATAAAAGAAATAAATTTTTTTCAGGGAAGAATCTATAAATTATATGAAATAAAAGCATTAGACAACCTTAATGAATTAAATCAAACAGAAACAATAATAGAATTCGAAGTGGAAAAAACATGGATAAAGAAAGAAAATACTAGCGCTGAAAAAATAAGACTTTACAGATACAACGAAGAATGGGAAGAATTAATAACAATAATAAAAGAAGAAACAGAAACAACAATAAAATATAATTCAATAACGCAAGGATTCAGTTATTTCATTATAGGAGTAAAGGAGACAGAAACAAAAAAACAAATAGAAGACCCTAAATTAACACATGAAGAAAGAGAAGAAATTGAGAAAATAAAAACTGATAAAACAAATAAGATTTTTTTGATATTTGTAATAACAACACAATTAATTATAATAAGCGCGATAATAATTAAGCGTATAAAACAACAACAAAATGATTAA
- a CDS encoding LemA family protein — protein MDNQTILIILLIILAWFIFTYNRLITMKNYVKKSFSGIDVQLKRRTDLIPNLVSVVKGYAKHEKTIMEEVTKARSHLEEARKRKDVQKMANTESELNSAVKSLFAVSENYPDLKANKNFLDLQKQLRNTEDQIAASRRIYNENVTSYNTKIEIFPSNLLAKLFSFKQEKLYETKERESKKILVNE, from the coding sequence ATGGATAACCAAACAATTTTAATAATACTACTAATAATTCTAGCATGGTTCATATTCACCTATAATCGCTTAATAACCATGAAGAATTACGTGAAAAAATCATTCTCAGGAATAGATGTTCAATTAAAAAGAAGAACAGACTTAATACCTAACCTTGTAAGCGTTGTTAAAGGATATGCAAAACACGAAAAAACAATCATGGAAGAAGTTACGAAAGCAAGATCGCACTTAGAAGAAGCAAGAAAAAGAAAAGACGTCCAAAAAATGGCCAACACAGAAAGTGAACTAAACAGCGCAGTCAAATCATTATTCGCAGTATCAGAGAATTATCCTGACTTAAAAGCTAACAAGAATTTTTTGGATTTACAAAAACAATTAAGAAACACAGAGGATCAAATCGCTGCTTCAAGAAGAATTTATAACGAGAACGTAACGAGTTACAACACCAAAATAGAAATATTTCCTAGTAACTTATTAGCTAAACTTTTTAGTTTCAAACAAGAAAAATTATATGAAACTAAAGAAAGAGAATCTAAAAAAATATTGGTGAATGAATAA